From the genome of Blautia hydrogenotrophica DSM 10507:
AGTATATTTGCCGTATTTCCATCGCCCTTCCCCCTAATTCTAAATAAAGAACCTTATTTTTTCTTATTATAACTATAATTTCCAAGTACTACAATCATCACTCCGATATTCCGCTACTTTTTTATTATTTCTTACTGTTCACTCACCTGTGCTTCATGAGCAGTAACACACCTCTCGGGATATTGGAGGCTTGAACTATAACTATTATTTCAAAATATATTTTGTTTTCTTTATTTTCTGATATAAATAGGGTTATCACTCTTTCTTATCAGTTAATTATATTTTTCAATTTCCGTTTTCATAATTCTAATTCTATAATACTGTTATATCTTATAAAAGAAAGGTGATGACGCATGATTCATTTTTTTTCAGAAGCCCAGGCACTCCAAGAAGAAATGTCACAGATACGAAGACACATCCACGAAAACGCGGAAGTCGGATTTGAACTTGACAAGACGATAGCATTTGTGACTGATAAACTCCGCTCCTATGGATATATCCCTAAGCTGATTGGCGGCGGTGTAATTTGTAACTGCGGGAACGGTAAAAAAACCTTGATGATTCGGTCTGACATGGACGCCCTCCCTCAAGACGAAAAGACGGGACTAAGTTTTGCCTGTAAAAACGGAGCCTGTCACTCTTGCGGGCATGACGCTCACATCGCCATGCTGCTGGCCACAGCCAAAATCTTAAAAAAATATGAGGCAGAACTAAAAGGGACTGTTAAATTTCTCTTCCAGCCCGCTGAAGAATTACTTTGCGGCGCAAAAAGCATGATTGCCGCTGGGGCTTTAGAGTCCCCCACAGTGGATGCAGCCATGGCTTTTCACATCAATTTTGGTCCCATAGAGGAAGGGGAATTTCAGGTTGGTACTCTCGCTTACAGTGAAGAAAAAATGATGCCGTCCGCTGACGCTTTTCAGATCACAGTACACGGTAAAAGTGCTCATGGAAGTACGCCCCATGTGGGGATATCTGCTTTAAGCGCCGCTGCCAACATCGTAGTGGCATTGCAGCAGTTCTTCACGCTACAGGTTTCCATGAAAGAACCTTCTGTCATGTCTATCTGTAAGTTTGAGTCAGGTACAGCCTCCAACATTATCCCAGACAAAGCAGTCATGCTAGGAAGTATACGCACTTATACCCGTGAAAACAGAGCTTTTCTCAAAAAGCAGTTAGAAGAAATCTCCGTGAAAACAGCAGATTTAT
Proteins encoded in this window:
- a CDS encoding M20 metallopeptidase family protein, with the protein product MIHFFSEAQALQEEMSQIRRHIHENAEVGFELDKTIAFVTDKLRSYGYIPKLIGGGVICNCGNGKKTLMIRSDMDALPQDEKTGLSFACKNGACHSCGHDAHIAMLLATAKILKKYEAELKGTVKFLFQPAEELLCGAKSMIAAGALESPTVDAAMAFHINFGPIEEGEFQVGTLAYSEEKMMPSADAFQITVHGKSAHGSTPHVGISALSAAANIVVALQQFFTLQVSMKEPSVMSICKFESGTASNIIPDKAVMLGSIRTYTRENRAFLKKQLEEISVKTADLWGATAEVTYIAGVGPTINDKVLTQEMGKYCREILDNVRIVPPQTFSEDFSYYGEYIPTFFATLYAGGPDLGYHYSLHDPRATFDETALPYGTAALCNCAVRWLENHS